From the genome of Ananas comosus cultivar F153 linkage group 16, ASM154086v1, whole genome shotgun sequence, one region includes:
- the LOC109722635 gene encoding uncharacterized protein LOC109722635 translates to MESKSARATAIVVLALMLVFLAETSSALSYKQCYEACYHPCRANGEPRWICKIKCFTTCLSSSSVAGKCYDLCFRSSCSHPGNSDEKAMGKCMDKCFSMCGKQ, encoded by the exons ATGGAGTCGAAGAGCGCGCGAGCCACCGCCATCGTCGTCCTAGCCCTAATGCTCGTCTTTCTTGCGGAAACGAGCTCCGCATTGTCGTACAAGCAGTGCTACGAGGCCTGCTACCACCCGTGCAGGGCCAACGGAGAACCGAGGTggatttgtaaaataaaatgctTCACCACCTGTCTCTCATCTTCAAGTGTTGCCGGCAAATGCTACGATTTGTGTTTCCGCTCTTCATGCAGCCATCCTGGTAACTCAG ATGAGAAGGCGATGGGTAAGTGCATGGACAAATGCTTCAGTATGTGTGGCAAACAGTGA
- the LOC109721875 gene encoding protein MARD1-like, with protein sequence MLETDSAWSPTSPLEYKPFPNSGTSSSVKSLIKPLDLKSWDCNSVGLGLVNSLADDTAPWSRTVLLGLEARMNTLSSKFNLNLLECNPESSLEATNTALQARNSILVSEIVDSEDYTCVISRGPNPKTTHIFGDFILETRTEEIVSPLAVESSEEPILEPCGGIFGMCGYCKKTLGEGEDIYMFRGEEAFCSSDCRERFIKEEIEEEMNTKHCSSSSFSSSYSGDCFFQITSH encoded by the exons ATGTTAGAAACTGATTCAGCTTGGAGCCCCACCTCTCCTTTAGAGTATAAACCCTTCCCCAATTCAGGCACTAGTAGTAGTGTCAAATCCCTTATTAAACCACTTGACCTAAAGAGTTGGGATTGCAATAGTGTTGGGCTTGGCCTAGTGAATTCCCTCGCCGACGATACCGCACCGTGGTCACGAACAGTGCTTTTGGGGCTCGAGGCCAGGATGAACACCCTTAGTTCGAAATTCAACTTGAATTTGTTAGAATGTAATCCTGAATCATCCCTCGAAGCTACAAACACGGCTTTACAAGCTCGTAATTCGATTTTGGTCAGCGAGATCGTGGATTCGGAGGATTACACTTGTGTAATTTCCCGTGGTCCGAATCCGAAAACAACCCACATTTTCGGGGATTTCATATTGGAGACTCGCACCGAAGAGATAGTATCTCCCTTGGCTGTGGAATCCTCTGAGGAGCCTATACTTGAACCTTGTGGTGGTATTTTTGGCATGTGTGGGTATTGCAAGAAGACACtcggagaaggagaagatatTTATATGTTCAG GGGTGAGGAAGCTTTTTGCAGCAGTGATTGCAGGGAGAGATTCATCAAAGAGGAGATTGAGGAGGAGATGAATACAAAACActgttcctcttcttcttttagTTCATCCTACAGTGGGGATTGCTTTTTCCAAATCACCAGTCACTGA
- the LOC109721938 gene encoding leucine-rich repeat extensin-like protein 3, translating into MRKRKDKPAAAAGFILRAPAVALVFSSVLIFSLLPFSAGFTSYGLTDAEAGYIRRRQLLYYLDENGDRGERVYVDPSYEFPNSHLRDAYVALQAWKHAILSDPYNLTANWAGPDVCSYTRVYCAPSPVDPYLTVVAGIDLNHGDIAGYLPEELGLLTDLALFHVNSNRFCGTVPHEFDKLHLLYELDLSNNRFAGKFPEVLLRLPALKYLDIRYNEFEGAVPKELFDRPLDALFVNSNRFQFEIPDNIGNSPVSVIVFANNQFGGCLPASIANMSKTLNEIILMNNGLSSCIPPELGLLKSLTVLDVSYNKLMGPIPEFLGTLTSVEQLDVAHNMLVGDIPEAICHLPRLKNFTYSYNFLTGEPAVCLHVPAYSDQQNCIPDRPAQRSDSQCRFFNSHHVDCDAFKCKKFILPSPPPPPPSPPPPSPPPPSPPPPSPPPPSPPPPSPPPPSPPPPSPPPPSPPPPSPSPPPPSPPPCEFPPPPPPYSEVSPEDRYLSPPPPTTLPVYHYLSPPPPAHPYASHPPPPPYY; encoded by the coding sequence ATGAGAAAAAGGAAGGATAAaccggccgccgccgcggggtTCATTCTCCGTGCCCCCGCCGTCGCACTCGTGTTCTCCTCggttcttattttctctctccttcctttTTCCGCGGGGTTTACCAGCTATGGCCTCACGGACGCTGAGGCCGGATACATTCGGCGGCGCCAGCTGCTGTACTACCTCGACGAGAACGGCGACCGCGGCGAGCGGGTCTATGTTGACCCCTCCTACGAGTTCCCGAACTCGCACCTGCGTGACGCTTACGTGGCGCTGCAGGCGTGGAAACACGCCATCCTCTCCGACCCCTACAATTTGACCGCCAACTGGGCCGGCCCGGACGTGTGCAGCTACACCAGGGTGTACTGCGCCCCGTCCCCCGTCGACCCCTACCTCACCGTCGTCGCGGGGATCGACCTCAACCACGGCGACATTGCCGGGTACCTCCCCGAGGAGCTTGGCCTCCTTACCGATCTCGCACTTTTCCACgtcaactccaaccgcttctgCGGCACCGTCCCGCATGAATTTGACAAGCTGCACCTCCTCTACGAGCTCGACCTCAGCAACAACCGCTTCGCGGGGAAGTTCCCCGAagtgctcctccgcctcccggcGCTCAAATACCTCGACATCCGCTACAACGAGTTCGAGGGGGCAGTGCCGAAGGAGCTCTTCGACCGGCCCCTCGACGCGCTGTTCGTGAACAGCAACCGGTTCCAGTTCGAGATCCCGGACAACATCGGCAACTCGCCCGTGTCCGTGATCGTCTTCGCGAACAACCAGTTCGGGGGATGCCTCCCTGCGAGCATAGCGAACATGTCGAAGACCCTGAACGAGATCATACTGATGAACAACGGGCTGAGCTCGTGCATCCCCCCGGAGCTGGGACTGTTGAAGAGCCTGACGGTGCTCGACGTGAGCTACAACAAGCTGATGGGGCCGATACCGGAGTTTCTCGGCACGCTCACGAGTGTGGAGCAGCTCGACGTCGCGCACAACATGCTCGTCGGTGATATACCGGAGGCGATATGCCATCTCCCGCGGCTGAAGAATTTTACCTACTCGTATAACTTCTTGACCGGCGAGCCGGCGGTTTGCCTGCATGTTCCGGCGTACAGCGATCAGCAGAATTGTATTCCGGACCGGCCAGCGCAGCGGTCCGACAGCCAGTGCAGGTTCTTCAACAGCCATCATGTCGACTGTGATGCCTTCAAATGCAAGAAATTCATCCTTCCTtcccctccgccgccaccgccttctcctccgcctccgtcgCCACCTCCGCCTTCTCCGCCGCCAccttctccgcctccgccatCCCCTCCTCCGCCATCACCGCCTCCGCCATCTCCACCTCCACCATCTCCTCCACCGCCATCTCCGCCTCCGCCATCGCCATCGCCACCGccaccttctcctccgccaTGCGAGTtcccgccaccaccgccgccctACTCAGAAGTGTCCCCCGAAGACCGATACCTATCACCGCCACCGCCGACCACATTACCGGTTTACCACTACttgtcgccgccgcctcctgcgCACCCCTATGCCTcacaccctcctcctcctccttactATTAA
- the LOC109722123 gene encoding ARF guanine-nucleotide exchange factor GNL2 — MAKAHESLSDDETKTDGGAARRRDPRLKELGISCMLNTEVGSILAVIRRPSPSDPIADDPTAFSTASSHLVNSLKSLRSLIFHPRHSAWRFTDPSVYLSPFLDVIQSDDVPAAATGVALSAVLKILRLDVFDERTPGARDAIHSIVSAITNCRLERTDPISEDAVLTRVLQLLSIVLRARASVLLTDHAVCTVINACFQVVQQSAHRTDLLQRSARHTMHDLVQAVFARLPEVRAAESGDLGSDLEDDDGPPVGYGARCMVDIFHFLCSLLNVGEMVDFIEGYGSPSISSDEDVQLFALVLINSAVELGGEAIGKHPKLLRMIQDDLFHHLIHYATRSSPLVLSMICSTVLNLYHFLRRSLRLQLEAFFTYALLRIAAGIGGIQLQEVAIEGAISFLRQPTFAIETYVNYDCDPIRHNVFEEMLKLLCKIAFPVTNPALPMQIQAFEGLVSVISNVADRIEVEKSPARDSYNLELSDYKPFWIERCEEDESNPDTWVDFVRTRKLRKKKIMIAANHYNRDEKKGFDYLNLSNLVPSPPDSKSLAYFFRYTPGLDKNKIGDYLGDPSEFNLSVLKEFTETFDFSGVILDIALRTYLETFRLPGESQKIQRILEAFSERFYEQQSSEIFVSKDAVFILCYSLIMLNTDQHNPQVKKKMTEEEFIRNNRAINGGMDLPREYLSELFHSISTNAITLFGQTGLPVKLNSNKWADLVKRSRTVEPYITCEFKHKLSRELFAAISGPAVATLAAIFEHTEDEEILHECVEGLISVARIARYGLEDILDELLCCLCKFTTLLNPYATAEETLFTFSNELKPRMATLALFTIANKYGESVRGAWKNLVDCLLKLKRLKVLPQSVIEPGNTSAASNSDVAAHPKTESGVIFPSSHSGFGGTSRYVSGLIGRFSQFLSLETGADSMLNAGSEFENNLKIIQQCRIGSIFTESSKLPDESLQNLGRALVFAAAGKGQKFSTPVEEEETVGFCWDLLAMITTANLHRFTAFWPQLHDSFAVVSQFPLFSPCPFAEKAIVALFKIALKLLSGPAPRLDKLPEELIFKSINLMWKLDKEILDTCCESISESTRKILSEHPRNVQTALGWKTLLHLLSVTGRLPETFDQGVEAIIKLMSEGTYVTRLNYAYCIEAAFGFAALKISPLETSSKILDLMAGSVDWLIQWHKSGFSDPGSGCNSGSSFTSNSSSTSSADEPGQRGSPGLAASLFVKLAEALRKTSLVRREEIRNQAVAALRRCFAAAAPAAADAAAEEAAAAAPLLGMGPASMLACFNQVVFAMVDDLLEKMLEYARRENSEREMRSMEGTLKSAMDLLAEVLVMFLVPISQSPGFRSFWLGVLRRMDTFMKASLGEAGESALMQETVPALLKRMILEMKEKEVLVQREGDELWEITNIQIQWIAPSVKEELFPEEF, encoded by the exons ATGGCCAAAGCCCACGAGAGCCTCTCCGACGACGAGACCAAGACCGACGGTGGCGCCGCGCGCCGCCGAGACCCCCGCCTCAAGGAGCTTGGCATCTCCTGCATGCTCAACACCGAAGTCGGCTCCATCCTCGCCGTAATCCGCCGCCCCTCCCCGTCCGACCCTATCGCCGACGACCCCACTGCCTTCTCCACCGCCTCCTCGCACCTCGTCAACTCCCTCAAGTCCCTCCGCTCCCTCATCTTCCACCCCCGCCACTCCGCCTGGCGCTTCACCGACCCCTCCGTCTACCTCTCCCCCTTCCTCGACGTCATCCAGAGCGACGAcgtccccgccgccgccaccggtgTCGCCCTCTCCGCCGTGCTCAAGATCCTCCGCCTCGACGTCTTCGACGAGCGCACCCCGGGCGCCCGCGATGCTATACACTCTATCGTCTCCGCCATTACGAACTGCCGCCTCGAGCGCACCGACCCTATCTCCGAGGATGCCGTCCTCACGCGCGTTCTCCAGCTCCTCTCCATCGTCCTCCGTGCCCGCGCCTCTGTCCTCCTCACTGACCACGCTGTCTGCACCGTCATCAATGCCTGCTTTCAG GTCGTCCAACAATCGGCCCACCGCACCGACCTCCTCCAACGGAGCGCCCGCCATACCATGCACGACCTCGTGCAAGCCGTCTTCGCCCGTCTCCCAGAggtcagggctgcagagagcgGCGACCTGGGCTCCGACCTAGAGGACGATGACGGGCCACCCGTCGGATACGGGGCTCGGTGCATGGTGGACATCTTCCACTTCCTATGCTCGCTGCTCAATGTGGGCGAGATGGTCGATTTTATCGAGGGTTACGGGTCGCCGTCGATCAGCTCCGACGAGGACGTCCAACTTTTTGCGCTCGTGCTGATCAACTCGGCGGTGGAACTAGGGGGCGAAGCGATTGGGAAGCACCCGAAGCTTCTTAGGATGATCCAAGACGATCTCTTCCACCATCTAATCCACTATGCGACGCGCTCGAGCCCGCTCGTCCTATCGATGATCTGCAGCACAGTCCTGAATCTCTACCATTTCTTGCGCCG GTCTCTGAGGCTCCAGCTCGAAGCATTCTTTACGTATGCGCTCCTGCGAATCGCAGCAGGAATCGGTGGAATTCAGCTTCAGGAAGTGGCGATTGAAGGGGCCATCAGCTTCTTGCGCCAGCCAACGTTCGCCATTGAGACGTACGTTAACTACGACTGCGACCCGATCCGCCACAACGTGTTCGAGGAAATGCTCAAGCTCCTCTGCAAGATCGCCTTCCCCGTAACCAACCCCGCGTTGCCGATGCAGATTCAGGCATTTGAAGGCCTAGTCAGTGTGATCTCCAACGTTGCCGACCGAATCGAGGTCGAGAAATCCCCTGCTCGTGACTCCTACAACCTCGAGCTCTCCGACTACAAACCCTTCTGGATTGAGCGGTGCGAAGAAGACGAAAGCAATCCCGATACCTGGGTCGACTTCGTTCGAACAAGAAAGCtgaggaagaaaaagataatgatCGCAGCTAACCATTACAACCGGGACGAGAAGAAGGGTTTCGATTACCTAAACCTTTCTAATTTGGTACCGAGCCCTCCCGACTCGAAAAGCTTGGCATACTTCTTCCGCTACACCCCGGGGTTGGATAAGAACAAGATCGGGGATTATCTCGGTGATCCGAGCGAGTTCAACCTCAGTGTTTTGAAGGAGTTCACAGAAACCTTCGATTTCTCCGGTGTGATCCTCGACATTGCACTTCGGACTTACCTAGAGACCTTTCGCCTCCCAGGGGAGTCACAGAAGATTCAAAGAATTCTCGAGGCCTTCTCTGAAAGATTCTACGAGCAGCAGTCGTCAGAGATCTTTGTCAGTAAAGACGCCGTGTTCATTCTCTGCTACTCGCTCATCATGCTCAACACCGATCAGCACAATCCccaggtgaagaagaagatgaccgAGGAAGAGTTCATAAGGAACAACAGGGCCATTAATGGCGGAATGGATCTACCGAGGGAGTACTTATCGGAGCTCTTTCATTCGATCTCGACGAATGCGATCACGCTGTTCGGCCAAACGGGCCTGCCCGTCAAGCTGAACTCGAATAAGTGGGCCGATCTGGTCAAGCGATCGAGAACCGTCGAGCCTTACATCACGTGCGAGTTCAAGCATAAGCTGAGCCGCGAACTGTTCGCGGCGATCTCGGGGCCCGCCGTGGCGACTCTCGCCGCCATTTTTGAACACACAGAGGACGAAGAGATTTTACATGAGTGCGTTGAAGGGCTGATTTCCGTGGCACGGATCGCGAGGTACGGATTGGAAGATATATTAGATGAGCTTCTTTGTTGTCTCTGCAAGTTCACCACTCTTCTAAACCCTTACGCCACCGCGGAGGAAACACTCTTCACCTTTAGCAACGAACTGAAGCCGAGAATGGCGACGTTAGCTCTCTTCACCATCGCAAACAAGTACGGGGAATCGGTCCGCGGCGCGTGGAAAAACCTGGTCGACTGCTTGCTGAAACTCAAGAGGCTGAAAGTATTGCCGCAATCGGTGATCGAGCCCGGCAACACCTCGGCTGCCTCAAACTCTGATGTGGCTGCCCATCCAAAGACTGAATCGGGCGTCATCTTCCCTTCCTCTCACAGCGGTTTTGGCGGCACGAGCCGATACGTCTCGGGCCTGATCGGGCGGTTCTCGCAATTCCTATCCCTAGAAACCGGTGCCGACTCGATGCTTAATGCCGGGAGCGAGTTCGAGAACAACTTAAAGATAATCCAGCAGTGTCGGATCGGGAGCATATTCACAGAGAGCTCGAAACTCCCCGACGAGTCGCTCCAGAACCTCGGCCGCGCGCTGGTGTTCGCAGCGGCGGGGAAAGGGCAAAAATTCAGTACTCCGGTCGAAGAGGAAGAGACGGTCGGCTTCTGCTGGGACCTCCTCGCGATGATCACTACCGCAAACCTGCACCGATTCACCGCATTCTGGCCCCAGCTCCACGACTCCTTCGCCGTGGTCTCCCAATTCCCGCTCTTTTCCCCGTGCCCCTTCGCCGAGAAGGCGATCGTCGCGCTCTTCAAAATCGCCCTGAAGCTCCTCTCCGGCCCCGCCCCGCGGCTCGACAAGCTCCCTGAGGAGCTCATATTCAAATCGATAAACCTAATGTGGAAGCTCGACAAGGAGATCCTCGACACCTGCTGCGAGAGCATATCGGAGAGCACGAGAAAGATACTGAGCGAGCACCCGAGGAACGTGCAAACGGCGCTGGGTTGGAAGACCCTCCTGCACCTGCTCTCGGTGACCGGGCGCCTCCCGGAGACCTTCGACCAAGGCGTCGAGGCCATAATCAAGCTGATGAGCGAGGGCACCTACGTGACCCGGCTCAACTACGCCTACTGCATCGAAGCCGCGTTCGGGTTCGCGGCGCTGAAGATAAGCCCCCTGGAGACGAGCTCCAAGATCCTAGACCTAATGGCGGGATCGGTGGATTGGCTAATCCAGTGGCACAAATCGGGGTTCTCCGACCCCGGGAGCGGCTGCAACAGCGGGAGCAGCTTCACGAGCAATTCGTCGAGCACCTCATCTGCGGACGAGCCGGGGCAGAGGGGGAGCCCTGGCTTAGCGGCGAGCCTGTTCGTGAAGCTCGCGGAGGCGCTGCGGAAGACAAGCCTGGTGCGGCGGGAGGAGATCCGGAaccaggcggtggcggcgctgcGGCGGTGCttcgccgcggcggcgccggcggcggcggacgcggcggcggaggaggcggcggcggcggcgcctctGCTGGGGATGGGCCCGGCGAGCATGCTGGCGTGCTTCAACCAGGTGGTGTTCGCCATGGTGGACGACCTGCTGGAGAAGATGCTGGAGTACGCGCGGCGGGAGAACTCGGAGCGGGAGATGCGGAGCATGGAGGGGACGCTGAAGTCGGCGATGGACCTGCTGGCGGAGGTGCTCGTGATGTTCCTGGTGCCGATTTCGCAGAGCCCCGGGTTCAGGTCGTTCTGGCTCGGGGTGCTGCGGCGGATGGACACGTTCATGAAGGCGAGCCTCGGGGAGGCGGGGGAGTCGGCGCTGATGCAGGAGACGGTGCCGGCTTTGCTGAAGCGGATGATACTGGAGATGAAGGAGAAAGAGGTGCTGGTGCAGAGAGAAGGGGATGAGCTGTGGGAGATCACCAACATTCAGATCCAGTGGATTGCTCCCTCTGTCAAGGAGGAGCTGTTCCCTGAagagttttaa